A DNA window from Mus caroli chromosome 8, CAROLI_EIJ_v1.1, whole genome shotgun sequence contains the following coding sequences:
- the Marveld3 gene encoding MARVEL domain-containing protein 3 isoform X2 translates to MKNTSGHREPRTRPRERDPDRRPHPDRDRHVERSRDRGGDRHRERNGDVRGNGDRQAGREQRRDRDQRQDRHRDASHRASEQRALEKSRQSRAPPEPWGPSWDAAPTPGPAPWGPPELSQKHGLGRRGLESERALERYVPTYSVPALQKEEYYQSEAEGLLDCHKCRYLCTGRACCQMLEALLNLLILACSSVSYNSTGGYTGITSLGGIYYYQYGGAYSGFDGADGERAQQLDVQFYQLKLPTVTAAMAYSGALMTFSCLTLLAGALRVPWHCPLWLVIEGLMDALIAGAYVPGLYFFFQHLSAAYSSDVCKERETLYQSKGYSGFNCGVHGGDIGAGVFAAMAIGVFAVGAVLAFRGYRKVKKLKEKPTEMLEF, encoded by the exons ATGAAAAATACTTCGGGACACCGTGAGCCCCGGACCCGTCCGAGAGAAAGAGACCCGGACCGGCGCCCGCACCCGGACCGAGACCGCCACGTCGAGCGGTCGCGGGACCGAGGCGGGGACAGGCACAGGGAGAGGAACGGTGACGTGAGAGGAAACGGGGACCGTCAGGCGGGCCGAGAACAGAGAAGGGACCGAGACCAGCGCCAGGACAGACACAGGGACGCGAGCCATCGCGCATCCGAACAAAGAGCCTTGGAGAAGTCCCGTCAAAGCCGTGCGCCGCCCGAGCCCTGGGGACCCAGTTGGGACGCAGCCCCGACTCCGGGACCCGCACCCTGGGGGCCCCCAGAGCTGTCGCAGAAGCATGGCCTCGGGCGCCGCGGGTTGGAGAG CGAACGGGCTTTGGAAAGATACGTGCCAACCTACTCCGTGCCTGCTCTCCAGAAAGAGGAATATTACCAGTCGGAAGCGGAGGGACTCCTGGATTGCCACAAATGCAGATACTTGTGCACAGGGAGAG CCTGCTGCCAGATGCTGGAGGCTCTGCTGAACTTGCTGATCTTGGCCTGCAGCTCTGTCTCTTACAATTCCACGGGGGGCTACACGGGCATCACCAGCCTGGGGGGGATTTACTACTACCAGTATGGAGGGGCCTATAGTGGCTTTGACGGTGCGGACGGGGAGAGAGCCCAGCAGTTGGACGTCCAGTTTTACCAGCTCAAGCTGCCTACGGTCACTGCAGCCATGGCCTACAGCGGAGCCCTCATGACCTTCTCCTGTCTCACCCTCCTCGCGGGTGCCTTGCGGGTCCCTTGGCACTGTCCACTATGGCTGGTGATTGAGGGCTTAATGGATGCACTCATTGCTGGGGCCTATGTTCCAGGCTTGTACTTCTTCTTCCAACACCTCTCTGCCGCCTATAGCTCAGATGTGTGCAAGGAGAGGGAGACCCTGTACCAGAGCAAAGGTTATAGTGGCTTCAACTGTGGTGTCCATGGGGGAGATATAGGAGCAGGAGTCTTTGCAGCCATGGCCATTGGGGTCTTTGCCGTGGGAGCTGTCCTGGCCTTTAGGGGTTACCGAAAAgtcaagaagctgaaggagaagccCACAGAAATGCTTGAGTTTTAG